One window from the genome of Lasioglossum baleicum unplaced genomic scaffold, iyLasBale1 scaffold2787, whole genome shotgun sequence encodes:
- the LOC143221598 gene encoding LOW QUALITY PROTEIN: uncharacterized protein LOC143221598 (The sequence of the model RefSeq protein was modified relative to this genomic sequence to represent the inferred CDS: inserted 5 bases in 5 codons; deleted 9 bases in 7 codons), with amino-acid sequence MDPATVIALCKENIQPLRYGRNAAQLGTALRAQEDADAQQILLQEKQMYEEAIKNYEGDDPLESWYEYILWVEQSYPKSGHESHIGKLLQQCLAIFEKETKYHQDRRFIRLWINYISMQKNPLELYQLLHNNGIGTMVADMYRAWAFELEQIEDYKRADEVYLMGLSALAEPQDELDYAHKNFQLAVARKTLGRTDDRTQTSLFEQRQAFSSLRAIKAGKRVASVRTGHRVREHFPGXVPQISSTIHHNRPNSRIQIYQDDLLGEMKGSSILDYVPVEDTIHKENTIKPGPWNNGNKRCPLITSAIKSTFKVHEDQPDDFDTNNLRLFPNHTYFFDGSKYPEYLTVPVFVPDPPNPNIILRPHYPKDLVYANNMDQSMEEVRAQLYLQRAQTLEKRHDVVSDIIETSHQVQHKSFESEHQRHDISLQELQRQRREFEQQELTERQRKMEQQRREAERLELDRQRLQAEQQELQRQQYEAENQALETQRREAEQRELERLEAERIEAERIEAERLEAQRMEAELNSQRKLQSSFMHQHHTSSLNTDPEEHLLGQSLTVNTKEAMSVVQDMWRSPEPVPSTPNFRTPMTPRIPDTKTKSSFDIHMDSSMTQHAMSTSKHHSGYTVQPYNDQENHQNYTAHQSYSNQEHQTSYGNPGLHNTYQYQMQQHHEQQVQQPHSRPHHSXQHQQLIQAHQQPHVISHHHSLSHVSHLQSHSQIQHHQSHSQQHQPPDNQHLHHQPHQAHQHIQHIQQVYGNMMPNDVTYQQYPSQLESTLLQQNIEPQKQLHYPPYNEPDIETSKPYRMPXELPYIKSPGMNRRDIKYLESAEDKENAIVVDYNGPVEENMTPKPAENNLYIDESLGISPLTGNNDTCFTEAFNTQLTSSTPMTNHFRQSYKVAEGSSQYPNQCAASQPYFGTPNGETEEKLSVILESTREYISSSSGSSTHTRNTALGFTLTKEDLVPIKEQSISIGEEDETKDITLSANQPYEQKLQAQIQAVHAQSPRTVQRNVDQITSEIKKNCDLRKSINFKFNEIEQQEKVDSMECEEHHEPMEETEEESFQLPSGNXNPFDRNLIAGLLKKIKFPQPHHAEGYVRLNINLNKLVPFTMIRLGTEAYDLGKCLGKGTYGTVFKAVNLQTGQTVAXKTQKPAWVWEFYITREIKSRLTNPHMLRGFMDVSMAYVANNSSVLVSEYSRFGTLLAVTNQIKIATGKPLLEHLAIFFTIEILQIVEYLHKCQIIHGDIKPDNFLLMR; translated from the exons AATGTATGAGgaagcaattaaaaattatgaagGAGATGATCCTTTAGAAAGTTGGTATGAATATATACTTTGGGTGGAACAAAGTTATCCAAAAAGTGGACATGAGTCGCATATTGGCAAACTTCTGCAACAGTGTTTAGCTATATTTGAAAAAGAGACCAAATATCACCAAGATCGCAGATTCATACGGCTTTGGATTAATTAT ATAAGTATGCAAAAAAATCCATTAGAGTTATACCAACTTTTGCATAACAATGGAATTGGGACTATGGTTGCAGATATGTACAGAGCATGGGCTTTTGAATTGGAACAAATAGAAGATTATAAACGTGCTGATGAAGTCTATTTAATGGGCTTATCTGCTTTGGCAGAA CCACAAGATGAATTAGACTATGCCCACAA GAACTTCCAACTTGCGGTTGCGCGTAAGACATTAGGACGTACAGATGATCGTACT CAAACATCACTTTTCGAACAACGACAGGCCTTTAGTTCTTTAAGAGCAATAAAAGCTGGTAAAAGAGTTGCTAGTGTGCGTACTGGACATCGAGTACGCGAACACTTTCCCG CCGTTCCGCAAATTTCATCAACAATACATCATAATAGACCAAATTCCAGGATACAGATATATCA AGATGACCTGCTGGGTGAAATGAAAGGTTCAAGTATATTAGATTATGTTCCAGTAGAAGATACAATACATAAAGAAAACACTATTAAACCCGGCCCATGGAATAACGGAAATAAACGTTGCCCATTAATAACATCTGCTATAAAGTCTACCTTTAAAG TTCATGAGGATCAACCAGATGATTTTGACACAAATAATCTACGATTATTTCCGAACCATACTTATTTTTTTGACGGCAGCAAATACCCCGAGTATCTAACTGTGCCTGTATTTGTACCAGATCCTCCAAATCCAAATATTATCTTAAGGCCACATTAT CCCAAAGACTTAGTTTATGCTAATAATATGGATCAAAGTATGGAGGAAGTAAGAGCCCAATTGTATTTACAAAg AGCACAAACTCTAGAAAAAAGACATGATGTAGTATCAGATATAATAGAGACTAGCCATCAAGTTCAGCATAAAAGTTTTGAATCTGAACATCAGAGACACGATATATCGTTACAAGAATTACAAAGACAGAGGCGAGAGTTTGAACAACAAGAATTAACAGAGAGGCAAAGGAAAATGGAGCAGCAACGCAGGGAAGCGGAACGACTCGAGTTGGATAGACAAAGACTTCAGGCTGAGCAACAAGAGCTGCAAAGACAGCAGTATGAGGCTGAAAACCAAGCTTTAGAAACACAAAGGCGTGAAGCAGAACAACGTGAATTAGAACGATTAGAAGCAGAAAGAATCGAAGCTGAAAGAATTGAAGCAGAGAGACTCGAAGCACAGAGAATGGAAGCAGAATTAAATTCGCAACGAAAATTGCAATCGAGTTTCATGCATCAGCATCATACATCATCGTTGAACACCGACCCCGAAGAACATTTACTCGGACAGAGTCTTACGGTTAATACTAAAGAAGCAATGTCAGTTGTACAAGATATGTGGCGCTCTCCCGAACCAGTACCTTCAACTCCGAATTTTCGAACTCCCATGACACCTAGGATTCCAGATACCAAGACTAAATCATCTTTTGACATACATATGGATAGTTCAATGACACAGCATGCAATGTCAACTAGTAAACATCATTCGGGA TACACTGTACAACCTTATAACGATCAAGAAAATCACCAAAATTATACTGCTCATCAAAGTTACTCTAATCAAGAACATCAA ACCTCTTATGGCAATCCTGGATTACATAAC ACGTACCAATATCAAATGCAG CAACATCACGAGCAACAAGTGCAACAACCTCATTCCCGACCTCATCATT CACAACATCAGCAATTAATTCAAGCACATCAGCAACCTCACGTAATTTCCCATCATCATAGTCTTTCCCATGTGTCGCATTTGCAGTCTCATAGCCAAATTCAGCATCATCAGTCTCATTCACAACAACATCAGCCACCAGATAATCAGCATCTACATCATCAGCCACATCAAGCACATCAACATATACAACATATTCAGCAAGTTTATGGCAACATGATGCCAAATGATGTAACTTATCAGCAGTATCCATCACAATTGGAATCTACGTTATTACAACAGAATATAGAACCTCAGAAACAACTCCATTATCCGCCATATAATGAACCGGACATCGAAACCAGCAAACCATACAGAATGC CTGAATTACCATATATAAAGTCTCCAGGAATGAATCGTAGAGACATTAAATATCTTGAAAGTGCCGAAGATAAAGAGAATGCTATCGTCGTTGATTATAATGGACCAGTAGAAGAAAATATGACGCCAAAGCCagctgaaaataatttatatattgatGAAAGTCTTGGAATCAGTCCATTGACGGGAAACAATGATACATGTTTCACAGAAGCATTTAATACGCAATTGACAAGTTCTACACCTATGACTAATCATTTTAGACAATCTTATAAAGTAGCAGAAGGAAGTTCACAGTATCCAAATCAATGTGCTGCATCACAACCGTAT TTCGGAACACCTAATGGCGAAACTGAAGAGAAGCTGAGTGTCATATTAGAATCCACTAGAGAATATATTTCAAGTAGTTCTGGGAGTAGTACCCATACGAGAAATACTGCGTTGGGTTTTACATTAACAAAAGAAGATCTGGTTCCTATAAAAGAACAGAGTATTAGTATAG gtGAAGAAGATGAAACGAAAGATATCACGCTTtctgcgaaccaaccttatgaGCAAAAGCTTCAAGCCCAAATTCAAGCTGTGCACGCTCAAAGTCCGCGTACAGTGCAACGTAACGTGGATCAAATTACTTCTGAAATAAAGAAGAATTGCGATCTACGAAAATCAATTAActttaagtttaacgaaatagaACAACAAGAAAAAGTTGATTCAATGGAATGTGAAGAGCATCATGAACCAATGGAAGAAACAGAAGAAGAAAGTTTTCAATTACCTTCAGGAA ATAATCCTTTTGATAGAAATTTGATAGCTGgtcttttaaagaaaattaaattcccCCAGCCACATCATGCAGAGGGATATGTGAGATTAAATATTAACTTAAATAAGCTTGTGCCTTTTACTATGATACGCCTTG GTACTGAAGCGTACGATTTGGGTAAGTGCCTTGGGAAGGGAACGTATGGTACAGTATTCAAAGCAGTGAACCTGCAAACAGGTCAAACAGTTG CTAAAACTCAAAAGCCTGCTTGGGTTTGGGAGTTTTATATCACTAGGGAAATAAAAAGTCGTCTCACTAATCCACAtatg TTACGCGGATTTATGGATGTCTCAATGGCATATGTGGCAAATAATAGTAGCGTACTAGTTTC